One region of Malania oleifera isolate guangnan ecotype guangnan chromosome 6, ASM2987363v1, whole genome shotgun sequence genomic DNA includes:
- the LOC131158020 gene encoding probable 2-oxoglutarate-dependent dioxygenase AOP1, with protein MGIQAQPKIPVIDFCKEDLKPGTPAWLSACNEVKHALEEYGCFVALSNNTVSPELHQKVFQSSEELFDLPREIKAQNTYDKPYHGYVGHPAVPLHEGLGIDDSTALDAVQGFTNLMWPAGKHDFCENVHSYSKQVAELDRMVSRMIFESYGVESYHEAHVESTIYLLRFLKYRGPEAHESNLAFIPHTDKSFLTILHQNDVNGLEIETRDGNWIGYESPSPPISFVVMAGDALMAWSNGRVHSSSHRVVINGKKTRHTLGLFSFNNNIVRIPEEMVDQEHPLQYKHFNHYGLVHFYGSEEGKKLGHSVIALKAYCGI; from the exons ATGGGAATCCAAGCACAACCCAAGATTCCAGTCATAGATTTCTGCAAGGAAGATTTGAAGCCCGGCACACCCGCCTGGCTCTCTGCCTGCAATGAAGTTAAGCATGCACTGGAAGAATACGGCTGTTTTGTGGCACTCTCCAACAACACAGTCTCTCCAGAGCTGCACCAGAAAGTCTTCCAGTCATCGGAAGAATTGTTCGATCTCCCCAGAGAAATCAAAGCCCAAAACACTTATGATAAGCCCTACCATGGCTACGTTGGCCACCCCGCCGTCCCTCTCCACGAAGGCCTGGGCATCGATGACTCCACCGCCCTTGATGCTGTCCAGGGTTTCACCAACCTCATGTGGCCCGCTGGGAAACATGATTTCTG TGAAAATGTACACTCTTACTCAAAGCAAGTGGCGGAGTTGGATCGAATGGTGTCGCGGATGATATTTGAAAGCTACGGGGTGGAGAGTTACCACGAAGCCCATGTCGAATCCACCATTTATCTCCTTCGATTCTTGAAATACAGAGGACCCGAAGCGCATGAGAGCAATTTGGCTTTTATACCTCACACGGATAAGAGCTTCCTCACCATTCTTCACCAAAACGACGTCAATGGGCTGGAGATCGAAACCCGGGATGGAAACTGGATTGGCTATGAGTCGCCATCGCCGCCGATTTCCTTCGTGGTCATGGCTGGCGATGCTTTAATG GCATGGAGCAATGGGAGGGTACATTCTTCAAGCCATAGAGTTGTGATCAACGGGAAGAAAACAAGGCACACTTTGGGCTTGTTTTCATTCAACAACAACATAGTTCGAATCCCAGAAGAGATGGTGGATCAGGAGCATCCTTTACAATATAAGCATTTTAATCACTATGGTCTGGTTCATTTCTATGGTTCCGAAGAAGGTAAAAAGTTAGGGCATTCTGTGATAGCTCTCAAGGCCTACTGTGGCATATGA